The Pirellulales bacterium genome contains the following window.
AGTTCAGCGAGGCACCGCCGATTGCCGGCGCTCATGTTGCTCGAGCCGAGCCTTTTGCTGCCGATGCCGCTCGTGGGTTTCGAGATTGAACGGCCCGTGAGCATCGAGCCCCGCCGAGCCGCGATATTGAGCCCCGCAGCGATAACACATCAGCGCGTTGGGCACGAGCAAATACAACGCAAGATCGGCCAGCGCCGTGGCGAAAAGAACGGCAAAAGTCAGGTAAGTTTCATGAAAACCCCACGTGACGCAGCTTGCCGCCAGACCCAACACGACCAATCCGACCCCCACCTGCTGCGGAAAATCCTTGCGCACGAACAGGTCGACACTCGGGCAAACCAAACACCGCGCCAGCCGGCCATCTTCAATCGCGTCGGCCGAAATCGGAATCGTCTGCCCGCAACCGGGACACGAGAATTGGATCGCACCATCGGCCAGTTCGACCCGGCCGGGCTGACGACAGTGTGGACAGACAAACGTGGCGTTCATGAGAAGGGGCGAGGGGCGAGGGGCGACGGGCGACGGTCAACGGCGATGGGATGGGGCCGTTGGCGTTCCACGGGACCAGCAGCACCTAACTAAATCATAACGGAAACAGCGTATGGGCGGATAGGAGTTGCGAGGTCAGCTCGCCGATAAACACCCCGATCACGGCGACATAGAGAATGCCCGTGGCGCTTTGCGTGTTGGGAATTTTCAGCGTTTGCCAAGCCATCCCGGCCATCGCGCCGACGCCGATCAAGCCCGCCAACCAGCGCAAGACGACGAACGCGATCGGCGGAGGCCCACCCAGTTGGAATTGAAGCATCGCGCCGGCCCCGCAAACGACCGCCCGGGCAATCGTCGCCACCGCAACCAGCACCAGCAACCGCCGCAACGGGCCGAGTTCCATCGTCGGAGTGTTCAAATACCAGTGGCCCAAAAACATTGCCCCCAGCACCGATCCCAGCAGCAAGCCGGCAGTCGGCGGATCGGCAAACCGTAGCAGTGAGACGAGTGGTTCGGAGGACGAGACCGGCCGTGGCTCGTGGCTCGTGGCTCGTGGCTCGTGAAGTTGGCCTGCGACTTGCCAATCGCCGACCAATGCGACGGTCGCGACGACCGCGAGAAGCGCCACGCCGAGCCGGCGTTTTTCATATAGCCACGCGACCGCCCCTGCGTAGCTCAAACCCGCAGCAATCAGCGGCAATAGCGTCCGCTCCCCTTCCGGCAGGCTCAACGCCGCCAGTGCCGCCAAGACGCACATGCCGAGAATCACATACAAGTGATTACGGTAGAATCCGCTGGTCACCTTGCGCGGCGGCGTGATCGCCATCGCCACGGCAAGCCCGAACGAAGCGCGAAGCAGAAATTGGATCAGGATCGACACGGAGGGGAAAACTCAATCAGCGATCGCCGGTTCTTGCGAAACGTTGGTTAGCACGTGAACGCTCCGCGCGGTTCCGGAGAAGCGGCGCAAGTGGCTTGGGCGGCCCGCGTTCGTTGGCCACTCGCTTCGTTCGCCAACCAGCGGCAGCTACTCGACGATCTCGCATACTGCCGACTGACCGAAGCACTCGTCCACTTCGATCCGCAGCCGCCCGGGACGGACGCCTTTAGCGGCAGCCATGTCGGCCAGCAGCCGCTCTGCGATATAGCGGGCGAGCAGCTCGGCTGTCGTGTTGGCTACGGGCAACAGCTTACAATCGCCCCGGGGGAAAAGCCAGCGGCGCTCGGCAAACGTCGCCTCGACGCATGTCTCGTCGGCTCGAACGCGAATCGTCGGATGCTCGGTCGCCAGCAACACGTAATGATCCAGTTCGTCCACGATTGCGCGCAGCGCGTCGCGCAGCGCGATAAAATCGACGACATAGTGGTTCTCGTCGAGCGCGCCAAACCATTCCGCGCCGACGCGATAATTGTGCCCGTGCAGCCGCTCGCAGATATTTCCCGCAAACGTGATGAAGTGCGCAGCGCTAAAGACCAGATAATCTTTGGCGATCCGAACGTGGTACGAGGCCGGCATGGAAGAAGATGCGGGGCGGCACTTTGCGATTGCTTTTGACGACGGTTGGGCGGTTCCGGACGTCCTGCCGCTCAAGCCGATCCTTGATCTCAACTCGATTCAATATACAGTCCGCGGCGGTTGCGTTCCGCACGCCGGGCCTGATCGATCAGGTCGGACACTTCCTGCACGTGCTCGATTCCCTGCAGCCAGAATTTCGGCACGCTTTTGTCGGTCGAGGTCAGCGTGATCGAGCCGACGTCGAACATGCGCTCGACCAGATTCTGCTCGAATTGCAGGTCGTCGATGTCGATCACTTCGATCCGCTCGGTGACGCGATGCAAAATCCCACGCTCCAGAAAAAAGCGTTGGTTCGTCAGCCGGTAGCGAATGCCCAGCCGGCGGCACAGCATTGAAAGTCCGACCACGATCCATAGCAGCACCAGCACTGCCAGGATCACGAACGGGGCGTATCCGGTGTGAAATGGAACGAGCGCCGCCAGCCCCGCCAGGCTGAGCAGGATGGCCGACAGCAGCGTGCCGGTCATGGCTTTGTAGCTATAAGTGCCACGCCACAGTTCTTGCTCGGCCACATCGCCGGCCGCCCGGATCTGGGCACTGCGATTCTGCAACTGTTCGGCCGTGTTGAGCGGGGGCGCGGGTGATTTGCCCAAGGGATGGCCCGTGTGCTGCACCGGCGCGTCGGCCATGCGCCGGCCGCAACCCGGGCAGAATGCCGCCGAATCCGGAATCTCGCTGCCGCAGTGTGGGCATTGCATAAGGCCAAATCCTACGGTCTTGCGTTCCGGCTGGGTGCCCAGCTTTGCGGAGTGAGCGCCAAAAGCGGCTTGCTTATTTCGCCGCGAACGCGGCCGGTCGCACCGCTTCCGCGCTTCCCGGCAATGCGGCCGCCGGCAGCGACGCCGCCGGCAATGGAATGCAGCTCCGCTGCCAATCCACGGCCAGCATCAATACATTGATCCCCGATCCGATTCCGAGCAAGGCCACATGGTCGTCTTTCACCAAATGCCCCTGCTCGATGCCGAGCGCCATGGCCATCGGCAACGCCACCGAACCCGTGTTGCCGAGCATTTCCACGGTCGGGAAATCGATCGCAAGATCCAAGCCGAGCGCTTCGAACATCAGTTTGCGGTGGGTCGAACCCACTTGGTGGCAAAATGTCTTGTCGATATCGGCGGCCGACCAATTCAATTCCTGCTGAAAATCGCCGAAGGTCTCCTGCCCCATGCGGATGCCCTCGAGCATCAATCGTTCGGAATCCGTGTCCATCAGGGGGCGCATGTCGCCAGCGACCGATTCATCGCGGCCGCTATGGCATAGGCCGTGAAAACGCGTATCAGTCCGTGCGGTGGCGGCGAGCAGCCGATTTTGTGTGCGGCTCGAATCGCGGTGCGTCAAAAGCACCGCCGCGCTTCCAGAGCCGATCGTCAGCGACGCGATTGCTCGCTTCAATTCATTGCGGCCGAGGCTCGTGTCGGCATTGAGCCGAGCGATCGTGGTTTCGACGAGTTGCCGTCCACCCTCGGTTCCAACTACCAGTCCCGCACGGATCTGGCCGAGCTCGATCATGTTGGCCACCTGCACGACGCCGTCGAGAATGCCAAGGCAGGCATTCGAAACGTCGTAGATCAGGCATTCGCGCGGCAGGTCGAGGCGATGATGAACGGTGCAGGCGGTAGCAGGTTCGAGAAAATCGCGGCACACTGAGGCATGAATCAGGCAGCCGATTTCGCGCGGATCGATCGACGCGGCCTGCATGGCCCGCGCCGCGCTTTCGACGCTCTTTTGGCTCGGCAATACGCCGCGGGGCCAAAATCGCCGTTGGCGAATGCCGGTGATCATTTCCAGCCGCCCAGGCGTCAGGCGAAGCCGATCGTACAGCGGCTTCAGCCAGGATTCGATTTCTTCCGAACTGACAACCTCCTCGGCCAGCGTATAACCGAAGCTTTCCACGCAGACGTTTTGATACTTCATGTCGGGCCAACGCAGACTGGCGAAGCGGAAACCGAACCGGCCGCGCGCCAACGGGCAACGCGACAAACCAAGTGCCAGCATACACTTCCGCCGCCAAGGCGTAAAGACGCGACAGAGGACGGCGAGGCTCATGCGCGGGCAACGAAGCGCGTTCACACAACGGCACGACCCGTGATTCTTCGTCTTCATCGCCCCGATTTCGCCGCGGCGGCAAAAGTGCTTGCACACCATGTTGTGCAAGCACTTTTGCGAACCGCAAGATGATGGCCCTCTATTTACAGGGAAATTCGACGCTGTAAATTCGCCTTCGTTGCTCGCGGGCCCTTCTTGCGGCCCCAAACAAGGACGTTTTTCAACAAGGATGTTATTCGCGGCGCGGCCAAGGAATGGGCGAATAGGGACAGTCGCTCGGCCCAGCGGTTTTCACGGACGAAAAAGTGTTCACGGACGATTGCGTTCAGGATGAAGTGTTCAGGACGGACACGAACTGAATTTGGCATCGGGAGAGCCATCGCCGGTTAACGCCCGGCAAAAAAACAGAACCAATTCGGCAAGGTCGCCGGTCGGTTCGAATCTCAGTCGGCGCATTCGCTGCCGCTGAGCAAGTGGAAATGTTCCTCACGTGGATCGACGATTGATTCTCGGCTTTGATCCTTCGGCGGACCATCCAATGAAACAGAGCAGATGCGCTGTTCGCATCGATCGTGCCCATGGCGGGCCGATCCGCTCGGCTGGCCGGCTCGAAGGATCGCAAACGGGCACAGGACGTTGCCCAGAAGGAATTGCGATGCGCACGAAACCCATGATCGGTTTGAATGCGGACTACCGCGCTGCGAAGAAAGATGCTCCTGCGTTCACCTTCCTTGCATCCGGATACTACGACGCAATTACGGCAGTCGGCGGAATCCCGGTGATCATTCCACCGCTGACCGAAGAAGCCGATTTGAAGCGAATTCTGGACCTCCTCGACGGCATGGTGATGGTCGGCGGAGCCGATCTCGATCCGCGCCGCGACGGATTCATGCTGCACCCCACGGTGCGGCCAATGGAAACCCGCCGCGAAGATTTCGATCGCATGCTGATCCGGCTGGTGGCCGACCGGCGCTTGCCGATGTTCGGAATCGGGGCCGGCATGCAGTTGCTCAATCTGTCGCAAGGGGGCAATCTATTCCTGCACATTTCCGAAGACATGCCCAAGGCCGTGCCCCATAAAGATCCGCTCGATCCGGCACATCGTCACGGGCTGGAAGTCGTGCCGGGCTCGCTCATGGAGCGCGTCTATGGCGACGGCGAAATCCGCGTCAATAGCCTGCACCACATGGCGGTCGACGAAGTCGCGCCAGGATTCCGCGTCACGGCCCGTTGCCCCGATGGCGTGATCGAAGCCATCGAGAGCACCCGCGACGACTGGTTCGCGATGGGCACGCAATTCCACCCCGAAAGCGAATCGGCGTCGGCGCTGGACGTGCGCATCTTCGAAGAATTTCTGATCGGGATCACCGGCGAAGTGATGATCCTGCCGATGGCCGCCTGAGCGGTTTCCGAAAGCAAATCCAAACGCACGGGGACGCGAGCCAAGCCACAATCGCTTGGCTCGCGTCCGCTGTTTTAGGGGTCGCTGCCGCTTCGTCGGGTGCGACTGCCGGCTTGTCCAGCAGTGGCAGCCGATAGTCGCAGATGGCTACCCGTCGCGGGGAGTGCCACGGGCATTTTCGCCGCCGAAAAATTTCGTCAGATCGATCCCGCCTTTTTGCTCTTCTTCCAAGAGCTTGATGCGGGTCTCGAGCCGTTCTATCCGCCGCATCAGCGCCGGGATGATTTCCGATGTCCGCTCGATCGGCTCCAGCCGGGGCACGGCCGGGTAGCCCAATTGTCGATGCAGCGCGGCGAACAGCAGCAGCGGATCCTTGCGGCGATTGGCCCAAGCGATGCGCCCTTCGCGCTCGCCGAAGAGCGCCGACTTGCCGGCATTTTCCAGCGGCAGGCCTTGCCGTTCGCGGTCTTGGATATAGCGCCGGCTGCGCACGTAAATCAGATCGGCGAAATCGACGATGCCCACCTGTCGCCGCACGGTGCCGATCCATTCGCGCCACGCATCGTCGAACAGCGGATCGCCGGCGACCGCCGCCAGGCCGTGATCGTAGCCGAGCCGATTGCGGCACAAACACTCGAATTCGTAGATAAAAATTCCTTGCGGCGTCGCTCCGGCCGCCCGATATTGAGCCTCGCGCTCCAGGATCGTCAGGGCCACCGACAGGTCGAATTTCCCGCGGTCGGCCTCGGCCTCGGCCACGACGTAGGTCTGAAACGGCGTAAAATAGTGCGACAGCTTTGCCATCGCCGTGGAAAACATGCCCCGCAGCCGAAGCTCCGCCGCCAGATAATCGAGCGCCAGCGGCAAACGCGTCGTGCTGAGAATTTCTTCCTTCACCGAGACGAGAAGTTCTTGCACCGACATATTCTGCCGCATCCGCTCCCCCAGCGCCCGAAACAAATGCGCCTGCTCGACATATTCTTCGCGATCGAGAACCGCAGTTGGATTCAGACCAGCCATTCGGGAAAGCATTGGGTGAGCGGAGAGTACCAGGAGATCACGCCGAAGATTCTACCGTCTTTGGTATTACTTATTCTGCTTCGTATTCGCGTCTTTCGCGTAATTCCTAGTTTCCCTGCTTCGGTTCCGTGTCTATCCGCTTAATCCGTGGTTCACTTCTCTTCGTGGCGTGGCGATCAACGTTCGATGCCGTATTCCTCGATCTTGCGGTAGAGCGTGGCCCGGCCGATTGCCAACAGCTTGGCGGCTTCCGGAACGTTGCCGGCCGTGCGGCGCAAGGCTTCGGCCACCAGCTTGCGCTCCCAATGGTCGAGCCGCAGCGAATCGAGTTCGCCGCCGGCGCCGCTGCCGCGCAAGCCCAGGTCGTCGGGCTCGATCTCGCTGCCGCTGGCCAACACCACGGCGCTATCGATCACGTTCCGCAACTGCCGGATATTGCCCGGCCAGGAATA
Protein-coding sequences here:
- a CDS encoding 6-pyruvoyl tetrahydropterin synthase family protein, producing MPASYHVRIAKDYLVFSAAHFITFAGNICERLHGHNYRVGAEWFGALDENHYVVDFIALRDALRAIVDELDHYVLLATEHPTIRVRADETCVEATFAERRWLFPRGDCKLLPVANTTAELLARYIAERLLADMAAAKGVRPGRLRIEVDECFGQSAVCEIVE
- a CDS encoding PH domain-containing protein encodes the protein MQCPHCGSEIPDSAAFCPGCGRRMADAPVQHTGHPLGKSPAPPLNTAEQLQNRSAQIRAAGDVAEQELWRGTYSYKAMTGTLLSAILLSLAGLAALVPFHTGYAPFVILAVLVLLWIVVGLSMLCRRLGIRYRLTNQRFFLERGILHRVTERIEVIDIDDLQFEQNLVERMFDVGSITLTSTDKSVPKFWLQGIEHVQEVSDLIDQARRAERNRRGLYIESS
- a CDS encoding 3-oxoacyl-ACP synthase III, giving the protein MLALGLSRCPLARGRFGFRFASLRWPDMKYQNVCVESFGYTLAEEVVSSEEIESWLKPLYDRLRLTPGRLEMITGIRQRRFWPRGVLPSQKSVESAARAMQAASIDPREIGCLIHASVCRDFLEPATACTVHHRLDLPRECLIYDVSNACLGILDGVVQVANMIELGQIRAGLVVGTEGGRQLVETTIARLNADTSLGRNELKRAIASLTIGSGSAAVLLTHRDSSRTQNRLLAATARTDTRFHGLCHSGRDESVAGDMRPLMDTDSERLMLEGIRMGQETFGDFQQELNWSAADIDKTFCHQVGSTHRKLMFEALGLDLAIDFPTVEMLGNTGSVALPMAMALGIEQGHLVKDDHVALLGIGSGINVLMLAVDWQRSCIPLPAASLPAAALPGSAEAVRPAAFAAK
- a CDS encoding gamma-glutamyl-gamma-aminobutyrate hydrolase family protein, translated to MRTKPMIGLNADYRAAKKDAPAFTFLASGYYDAITAVGGIPVIIPPLTEEADLKRILDLLDGMVMVGGADLDPRRDGFMLHPTVRPMETRREDFDRMLIRLVADRRLPMFGIGAGMQLLNLSQGGNLFLHISEDMPKAVPHKDPLDPAHRHGLEVVPGSLMERVYGDGEIRVNSLHHMAVDEVAPGFRVTARCPDGVIEAIESTRDDWFAMGTQFHPESESASALDVRIFEEFLIGITGEVMILPMAA